Proteins encoded within one genomic window of Augochlora pura isolate Apur16 chromosome 11, APUR_v2.2.1, whole genome shotgun sequence:
- the LOC144476944 gene encoding mitochondrial potassium channel isoform X1, translated as MSAKLQSLLKGISSKVNKYLLIDKGKTINNASEKVQAKLSNMQNTITAKYGVIAKQVNSDIMFMQNLSVAKLEPSPLPKKVAKWWQWYQQLMGLDTVEMAKHQVIVAQDKLFKCQDERRNLNRHAKIINDKLKDLYSDLINTKRDDPRYVQLTIIENKHLQDQATITSELDLLDKEEKDHFTQLATAIKEYHDTQTMYAQKYKYVSIIVSAAVAIISLIGSKIYNNQKIKNIVDAINTGLESIESNMNTKLRIINDNIELHNKVENLEPDRPSQNGWALHTALLGLGFIITYILFVRN; from the exons ATGTCAGCAAAACTTCAATCGCTACTGAAAGGTATATCTAGCAAAGtaaacaaatatcttttaattgatAAGGGAAAGACAATTAATAATGCTTCAGAAAAAGTACAAGCAAAATTGAGTAACATGCAAAATACTATTACTGCGAAATATGGTGTTATTGCAAAg CAAGTGAATAGTGACATTATGTTCATGCAAAATTTAAGTGTAGCAAAACTAGAACCAAGTCCATTACCAAAAAAAGTTGCAAAATGGTGGCAATGGTATCAACAATTAATGGGCTTAGATACAGTCGAAATGGCTAAACATCAAGTAATTGTAGCtcaagataaattatttaaatgccaAGATGAAAGAAGAAATCTTAATCGGcatgcaaaaataataaatgataaattaaaagatctATACTCAGATCTTATAAATACCAAAAGGGACGATCCAAGATATGTACAATTAactataatagaaaataaacatCTTCAAGATCAAGCAACAATTACATCAGAACTTGATTTATTagataaagaagaaaaggatCACTTTACACAACTAGCAACAGCTATCAAAGAGTATCATGATACCCAAACAATGTATGCTCAAAAGTACAAATATGTGTCTATCATTGTATCAGCTGCAGTAGcaattatatcattaattgGTTCAAAGATCTAcaataatcagaaaattaaaaatatcgtagaTGCTATAAACACGGGTCTAGAGTCTATAGAAAGTAATATGAACACGAAACTTCggataattaatgataatatagaACTTCATAATAAGGTCGAAAACTTGGAACCAGACCGACCTTCACAAAATGGATGGGCACTACATACAGCACTACTTGGCTTAggttttattataacatatatccTTTTTGTACGAAACTAG
- the LOC144476943 gene encoding S1 RNA-binding domain-containing protein 1 — protein MKRSLRVRSETKPIIVVSDSEDEVEYISSEDEYIPDKKIKKTNPEKKVAESTNISTAKKRKANSLAQSKKSGRIRTETKSKQAKTKTVTHSDDDVLLDSEEEEEQSYDDKNKKRKGVRKGNTKIGSNDKENIETQSVDKTSSKDSLKTELLSKFNSVQCKDWTDVDYVSEVNNIDRHVANNVVNLLKEDNTIPFIARYRRNMTGGMEADKLRALKESFDQATAIKQRAQSILKLIDKSGQWTPNVHAAVTSTKCLDDLEYIYSLFKTSSTRSLAERAKKVGLEPISIAVLHGQPLPDFSTLVDAKKEGLKTETQVSEGIIHIIGDIINKDKCIFDKVKELQTESIIKIQTTACKANKSDTKEKDVDRKYEMYYDFNANTRTIKPHQILAIYRAEAQKIITVKFILPDFFPNAFKSFCCKQYRDAMQASKCHSNIMHEGITYAFTKFIKPLVVRRVRNELKKQAETASIEVFAVNVKQLLLTSPVRGKIILGVDPGFVHGCKLAVISEQGKVLDVGVIYPHKKGANYMAESVSVLMKLINKYKCTILALGNATACRETEQFLNGLIKSEALNISYAIVDEAGASIYSCSTEAKSEFPDLDTNIISAVSIARRLQDPLAELVKVEPKHLGVGMYQHDLPEKQLSATLNEVVSEAVSFVGVDVNTASQCLLKRVAGLNVSRANNIIQWRSEFGPFKNRQQILEVKGIGGKTFEQCAGFIRILPETSATDVSVKSKRAKKYNSNLLDQTWIHPESYDIAERFLKYCNCNIEDLGSAAFIDRVMSCAKENCAALAQKLNTDETTMEIIVKGLSMKKDEDIRLKNSSPLFKNSMLSINDISSGTLLTGAVRNVTHFGAFVDVGVGRDGLIPLKYMKNCTLFIGQRVEVKVLTVEVNRNRISLELIRVL, from the exons ATGAAAAGATCTTTACGTGTAAGATCTGAAACAAAACCAATAATTGTTGTAAGTGATTCTGAAGATGAAGTAGAATATATCTCTAGCGAGGATGAATATATTCCcgacaagaaaataaaaaaaacaaatccAGAGAAAAAAGTAGCAGAATCTACAAATATTTCCACTGCCAAAAAGCGAAAGGCTAATAGTCTTGCACAGTCCAAAAAGAGTGGGAGAATAAGAACAGAGACAAAAAGTAAACAAGCAAAAACTAAAACTGTTACCCATTCTGATGATGATGTTTTATTAGATtcagaggaagaggaagagcaAAGTTatgatgataaaaataaaaaaaggaaaggtgTTCGTAAAGGGAACACTAAAATTGGAAGTAATGATAAAGAAAACATCGAAACGCAAAGTGTTGATAAGACAAGTTCTAAAGATTCTCTGAAAACTGAGTTACtgtcaaaatttaattctgtacAATGTAAAGACTGGACAGATGTAGATTATGTGAGCGaggtaaataatattgataggCATGTAGCAAACAATGTGGTAAATCTTCTAAAAGAAGACAATACAATACCTTTTATTGCAAGATATAGAAGAAACATGACTGGTGGTATGGAAGCCGATAAATTACGGGCATTGAAAGAGAGTTTTGATCAGGCTACAGCAATCAAACAACGAGCTCAGAGCATTCTAAAGCTTATTGACAAATCAGGACAATGGACGCCCAATGTGCATGCTGCTGTTACATCCACTAAATGTTTGGATGACTTAGAATACATATATTCCCTCTTTAAGACTTCATCAACAAGATCCTTGGCAGAAAGAGCCAAGAAAGTTGGATTGGAACCCATAAGTATTGCTGTGTTACATGGTCAACCATTACCTGATTTTTCTACACTTGTTGATGCTAAGAAAGAAGGTTTGAAAACAGAGACCCAGGTTTCAGAAGGTATTATTCACATAATAGGAGATATAATCAACAAGGATAAATGCATATTTGATAAAGTCAAAGAACTACAAACTGAaagcattataaaaatacaaactaCTGCATGTAAAGCCAATAAGTCTGATACCAAAGAGAAAGATGTAGATAGAAAGTATGAAATGTATTATGATTTTAATGCTAATACAAGAACGATTAAACCTCATCAGATTTTAGCTATTTACAGGGCAGAAGCACAAAAGATTATCacagtaaaatttatattacccGATTTTTTTCCAAATGCATTTAAGTCATTCTGTTGTAAACAATACAGAGATGCTATGCAAGCATCCAAATGCCATAGTAATATAATGCATGAAGGTATTACTTAtgcttttacaaaatttataaagccTTTGGTTGTCCGTCGAGTCAGGAATGAGTTAAAGAAACAAGCAGAAACTGCATCCATTGAAGTATTCGCAGTTAATGTCAAACAGTTGCTTCTCACTTCACCTGTTCGAGGAAAAATTATACTTGGAGTAGATCCTGGATTTGTTCATGGCTGCAAGCTTGCAGTCATTTCTGAACAAGGGAAAGTGCTCGATGTGGGTGTAATTTATCCACATAAAAAAGGAGCAAACTACATGGCAGAATCTGTTAGTGTTCTAATGAAAttgataaacaaatataaatgtacaatattagCATTGGGCAATGCTACAGCTTGTAGAGAAacggaacaatttttgaatggattaattaaatccgaagcattaaatatttcttatgcAATTGTTGATGAAGCAGGCGCATCAATATACAGTTGTAGCACAGAAGCAAAGTCTGAGTTTCCAGATCTcgatactaatataatttctgcTGTTTCCATAGCAAGACGGTTACAAGACCCACTTGCCGAATTGGTAAAGGTAGAACCTAAGCATTTGGGTGTGGGAATGTATCAACATGACTTACCAGAGAAGCAACTATCAGCAACATTGAATGAA GTAGTTTCAGAGGCTGTGAGTTTTGTAGGAGTAGATGTGAACACGGCATCCCAATGCCTTTTAAAAAGGGTTGCCGGTTTAAATGTATCTAGGGCAAACAATATCATACAATGGCGAAGTGAATTCGGGCCATTCAAGAATAGACAACAGATATTGGAGGTGAAAGGTATTGGTGGCAAAACTTTTGAACAGTGTGCTGGATTTATCAGAATACTGCCAGAAACATCAGCGACCGACGTATCAGTGAAAAGCAAGAGAgctaaaaaatacaattccaATTTGTTAGATCAAACTTGGATTCACCCAGAGTCATATGATATAGccgaacgatttttaaaatattgtaattgtaacaTAGAGGATCTTGGTAGCGCCGCATTCATCGACAGAGTAATGTCTTGCGCTAAAGAGAATTGTGCCGCTTTGGCACAGAAGCTCAACACAGATGAGACGACGATGGAAATCATCGTTAAAGGATTATCTATGAAAAAAGACGAAGATATAAGACTGAAGAATAGTAGTCCTCTGTTCAAAAATAGTATGCTTAGCATAAACGATATAAGTAGTGGAACATTGTTAACCGGAGCAGTTAGAAACGTCACTCATTTTGGGGCGTTTGTGGATGTAGGTGTTGGCAGAGATGGTCTCATACCActgaaatatatgaaaaattgcacACTTTTTATAGGTCAACGCGTGGAAGTTAAAGTCCTTACAGTGGAAGTTAACCGAAACAGAATTAGTTTGGAGCTAATTCGCGTATTATAA
- the LOC144476848 gene encoding uncharacterized protein LOC144476848, which translates to MILVPSIGQDMGRRMQFSSCTLVLALACVAGTSSEYLMGGHMDNNPPKSILEEIESSPALARTSQLDDLDLDLDAEESTVALSTSNEEDPLRYHLPYPFAFNGGRPFSLEKDPITGKIDFEKAPPVKALNYTTRYQEHANDDAQVNKDFSKEPTTYLKKKIENKESVDVSPNEINPYSPNFHDFLNLPVHYSSDVYAKDKYPLISSSYANTKVQSGSNSYSTYNHKPYHGETVLYYPTRKPYVPKTSTSTTTMAPRTTTTSTTPTSTTTTTTTTTTTTPRPTITTTTISTSTTTTTKPPPRTTVVPTSTKAPAITTWKPSITTPKRYIDHLDDYEDILPIEKLQVSMFNNNHQQGQNNIAHNRDPQVKPPVHHDEYIGDYEDYEIGEEDMKDYSSMKESTNEIVTASTLPATVPTVHNMTVTAGTPETTTITTTSTSMSPSAAPSSIFTVSSPMPQESTYQSNSLAFQPRPQRPVTSMPLDNDPRLPITFENDHRRQGVADNVIINQNYRPNPIINQRPNGLGGILVESTSNIVIPPDQDTVSFVLGNRQNVEGGYYSLGTAIGENLYGGSSGIDASFRPQYGSPIDKGNYEPQMHQGSIGLPSVSIIDNNPIYAAQTWRQPNPSAPQKTNNEVEPSRTQGTVVKSTVLMEQADDKKDDKNVNYVVFPKDEPKQPVEEHIVVINEADGTVHEITSSPTTNKPIRVELPASDEEHLPQLSENLTPPAERPRPPSQFYYHYHHGGTVRPDHPRPQRLPLPPRGKQPSMPPPSDLAIRRRPYPDSNLPNILPQFRPNAKTSHGHRGSESIGTIPAGPSYPTRVRQPVQVHPPTRRPLPPPPSYLQRLNPPPPPIHALRVAGAASTKSESVVPPRDPESTVMRFRLPAVSATSRGEEEVKSLQRLSSQKLRLEEEERSERYSEEPPQVPPRPPLFPKRRTADSPHVATLQMIQQHGTFEEDNAEMSSLPPSATSVNDESGEIVTDQEADRRKFDTRKTMAEPPVYVVYPVNTAVNIHPDDSREKDESVVVGTRGPHRPLPPETLLQDNEDQEMNEEQSPPIHSLFSGRPVVSDFPYPLERPDPSILANGMRETPILVPSDQRQEEEPVKENSEEKDDKDSSVNVIPYLQDFLPFPARKNDVISATLHRLPSSPSSTPIAFVYTPTAHASHRIDVDVRDEDSSKVDNNEQKPVLLPSQQPSSSSSSAPSPQNFMAPFVASVSAEAPSKNGWSVVVVEPTLNRKSDDDHDSSENTSNAEETQTEKNEFDPENFKPQLFGGFKPIYEFPTEDVDRLERREPSEVNSEAQVQESTGSVV; encoded by the exons ATGATTTTGGTCCCGTCGATCGGTCAAG ATATGGGGAGAAGGATGCAGTTCAGCTCATGCACACTGGTGCTGGCCCTAGCCTGCGTGGCGGGTACGTCATCGGAATACTTGATGGGTGGTCACATGGACAATAATCCACCTAAGTCTATACTGGAAGAGATCGAATCTTCTCCGGCTTTGGCAAGAACGTCGCAACTGGATGACCTTGACCTGGATCTCGACGCAGAAGAGAGCACCGTTGCCCTGTCGACGTCGAACGAAGAAGATCCTTTACGTTATCACCTTCCGTACCCTTTCGCCTTCAACGGCGGCAGACCGTTCTCGCTAGAGAAAGACCCCATCACCGGCAAGATCGATTTTGAGAAAGCACCACCTGTGAAAGCTTTAAATTACACCACTCGTTACCAAGAGCACGCGAACGATGACGCACAGGTCAACaaagatttttcgaaagagCCTACCACGTATTTAAAGAAGAAGATTGAGAACAAGGAGTCGGTGGACGTCAGCCCTAACGAAATCAATCCCTATTCGCCAAATTTTCATGATTTCCTTAATCTCCCTGTTCATTATTCGTCCGACGTCTACGCTAAAGACAAGTATCCTCTGATATCCAGTTCGTATGCAAACACCAAGGTCCAAAGTGGCTCGAACAGTTACAGCACCTACAATCATAAACCTTATCATGGTGAAACTGTCCTCTATTATCCTACTAGGAAACCGTATGTGCCAAAAACATCTACATCGACAACTACCATGGCTCCTAGAACCACGACGACGTCTACTACTCCTACTAGTACTACTACCACCACTACTACAACCACTACTACGACTCCTAGACCGACGATAACTACAACAACTATTAGCACTTCTACCACTACTACTACAAAACCCCCGCCACGAACCACCGTTGTTCCCACATCTACAAAAGCACCCGCGATAACCACATGGAAACCTTCGATTACTACTCCTAAGCGATACATTGATCACTTGGATGATTATGAAGACATTCTGCCAATAGAGAAGTTACAGGTTtctatgtttaataataatcatcagCAAGGACAAAACAACATAGCCCATAATAGAGATCCACAAGTGAAACCTCCTGTACACCACGACGAATATATAGGTGATTATGAGGATTACGAGATCGGTGAAGAAGACATGAAAGACTACAGTTCGATGAAGGAATCAaccaatgaaattgttacgGCTAGCACCTTGCCTGCTACAGTGCCAACTGTTCATAACATGACAGTGACTGCTGGAACACCAGAAACCACTACAATTACAACAACAAGCACATCTATGTCACCATCAGCGGCACCATCTTCTATTTTCACGGTTTCTTCGCCAATGCCTCAAGAGAGTACATACCAAAGTAATTCATTGGCATTCCAACCGCGACCACAGCGTCCAGTGACTTCGATGCCTTTAGACAATGATCCTAGGCTCCCAATAACTTTTGAAAATGACCATAGGAGGCAAGGCGTGGCAGACAATGTTATCATTAATCAAAACTACAGGCCAAATCCAATCATTAATCAAAGGCCAAACGGCTTAGGTGGAATCTTGGTGGAGAGTACCAGTAACATTGTCATACCGCCTGATCAAGACACAGTGTCTTTTGTGCTTGGTAACAGACAAAATGTCGAAGGTGGATACTATTCATTAGGAACGGCCATTGGAGAGAATCTTTATGGTGGTTCGTCGGGAATAGACGCTTCCTTCAGACCCCAATATGGTTCACCAATAGATAAGGGCAATTACGAGCCACAAATGCATCAGGGAAGCATTGGGCTACCTTCGGTATCCATAATCGATAATAATCCTATTTACGCCGCTCAAACGTGGAGACAACCAAATCCTTCTGCTCCACAAAAAACCAACAATGAAGTGGAACCATCAAGAACTCAGGGTACAGTTGTAAAAAGTACAGTGCTCATGGAACAGGCGGACGACAAGAAAGATGACAAAAATGTCAACTATGTTGTTTTTCCTAAAGACGAACCCAAACAACCTGTTGAAGAACACATCGTGGTTATAAATGAGGCCGACGGAACTGTACACGAGATTACATCTTCTCCTACTACAAATAAACCTATCAGAGTAGAATTACCTGCATCCGACGAAGAACATTTGCCCCAGCTTTCAGAAAATTTGACCCCACCTGCGGAAAGACCGAGACCTCCATCCcagttttattatcattatcatcatgGTGGTACAGTAAGGCCTGATCATCCAAGACCGCAAAGGCTACCATTACCGCCTCGTGGGAAGCAGCCATCGATGCCACCTCCTTCAGACCTAGCAATTAGGAGACGACCTTATCCTGACTCCAACTTGCCAAATATTTTGCCACAGTTCAGACCTAATGCGAAAACATCTCATGGACATCGTGGCTCGGAATCTATTGGTACTATTCCGGCTGGACCATCTTACCCAACGAGGGTAAGGCAACCTGTGCAGGTTCATCCTCCCACAAGAAGACCTCTGCCTCCGCCACCATCTTATCTTCAGAGACTGAATCCTCCACCACCGCCGATTCATGCACTTAGAGTTGCCGGTGCAGCTTCCACAAAATCTGAGAGTGTCGTTCCGCCTAGGGATCCGGAATCCACGGTCATGAGATTTCGTCTCCCAGCGGTATCAGCCACCTCtagaggggaggaggaggttAAATCACTTCAGAGACTGTCCAGTCAGAAATTGCGGTTGGAAGAGGAGGAAAGATCAGAACGTTACTCGGAAGAACCACCCCAGGTGCCACCCAGACCGCCTTTGTTTCCAAAACGTAGGACGGCTGACTCGCCACATGTTGCCACCCTTCAAATGATTCAACAACATGGGACATTTGAAGAAGACAACGCAGAGATGTCAAGTCTACCGCCCAGTGCTACAAGCGTGAACGATGAATCGGGCGAGATTGTGACCGATCAGGAGGCAGACAGAAGGAAGTTCGATACGAGGAAGACAATGGCCGAGCCTCCGGTTTACGTAGTATACCCCGTGAATACTGCAGTGAATATACATCCTGACGATTCCAGAGAGAAAGATGAAAGTGTGGTCGTAGGAACTCGTGGTCCTCACAGACCTCTTCCACCAGAAACGCTCCTCCAGGACAACGAAGATCAGGAAATGAATGAAGAACAGAGTCCTCCAATTCATAGTTTATTCAGTGGACGACCAGTTGTCTCAGACTTCCCTTATCCCTTAGAGCGCCCTGATCCTTCTATTCTTGCGAATGGAATGAGGGAAACTCCTATATTGGTTCCTAGTGATCAGCGCCAAGAAGAAGAACCTGTAAAAGAGAACAGCGAAGAGAAGGATGACAAAGACTCTAGCGTAAATGTTATACCCTACTTACAAGACTTCCTTCCTTTCCCTGCAAGAAAGAATGATGTCATCTCAGCCACACTCCATAGGCTACCATCTTCGCCATCTTCTACGCCCATTGCTTTTGTCTATACGCCAACAGCTCATGCCTCTCACCGTATTGACGTTGATGTACGAGACGAAGACAGCTCGAAGGTTGATAATAACGAACAGAAGCCTGTTTTGTTGCCTTCTCAACAACCATCCAGTTCTTCCAGTTCGGCACCTTCTCCGCAAAATTTCATGGCACCGTTCGTTGCTAGCGTCAGCGCTGAAGCACCCTCTAAGAATGGCTGGAGCGTTGTCGTCGTAGAACCTACTCTAAATAGAAAATCGGATGATGATCACGACTCTTCTGAAAATACTTCTAATGCAGAAGAGACGCAGACAGAGAAAAACGAGTTCGATCCAGAGAACTTCAAGCCTCAGTTATTTGGTGGGTTCAAACCAATTTACGAGTTTCCTACAGAAGACGTAGACAGGCTAGAACGAAGAGAGCCCAGTGAAGTGAATTCAGAGGCACAAGTTCAGGAGTCTACTGGTTCAGTTGTTTGA
- the LOC144476819 gene encoding uncharacterized protein LOC144476819, translating to MKRENMCEEFSEKIKIEADIEEVIVDPDKVQPIIVHFQNGELKDEEAKKMDCGLFYDPQKSRRTLALSNGQIVYRGYKPNTSQDLMRTMLVLHNKKTGKVRMVHVERWQMTPVLEKPVIDNGSTTTVEKVTMLNKQFGSKKVKRRTEQLEKMKVNVDFVKEQLEQTVIDVKIDRTDLSVQLPNDEYITNTTLPKCNREATNVKEVYNVYDIIPQEKLETLYDEATEILNDESNSLEGRSKFFQRTVKFLQTDPDKTKKAALLLYIQSVASWLNMPMKDGKKRGIEVCKASQEVNLHVIDAYSVQSANGRLRPTSVKDKAMIHCMIIALTICNFILDVELLATTFSHKIGLKKLIDLARIVGAMPTKEDRKIVTLKVPLPPPAAALKRIKRK from the exons atgaaaagagaaaatatgtGCGAAGAGTTTTCGGAGAAAATAAAGATCGAAGCGGATATTGAAGAAGTAATTGTAGATCCGGACAAAGTTCAACCTATTATTG ttcattttcaaaatggagAACTCAAAGATGAGGAGGCTAAGAAAATGGATTGTGGACTATTCTACGATCCCCAGAAAAGTCGTAGAACATTGGCTCTTTCAAATGGACAAATTGTTTATAGAGGTTATAAGCCTAACACGAGTCAAGATTTGATGCGCACCATGCTTGTTCTCCATAACAAAAAGACAGGTAAAGTTCGAATGGTCCATGTTGAACGATGGCAGATGACTCCAGTATTAGAAAAACCAGTGATAGATAATGGTTCAACCACAACTGTTGAAAAAGTTActatgttaaataaacaatttggtTCAAAGAAGGTGAAACGAAGAACAGAACAATTggagaaaatgaaagtaaatgttGACTTTGTTAAAGAGCAATTGGAGCAGACAGTAATCG ATGTGAAGATTGACAGAACTGATTTGTCAGTGCAATTACCAAATGATGAATACATAACAAATACTACTTTGCCAAAATGTAATAGAGAAGCAACTAATGTAAAAGAAGTTTATAATGTATATGATATCATACCACaggaaaaattagaaactcTTTATGATGAAGCTACAGAAATTCTGAATGATGAATCTAACAGTTTAGAAGG ACGGTCAAAATTCTTCCAAAGGACAGTAAAATTCTTGCAGACAGACCCAGACAAGACCAAAAAGGCAGCTTTACTGCTTTATATACAATCAGTTGCATCATGGTTAAATATGCCCATGAAAGATGGTAAAAAACGAGGTATTGAAGTCTGTAAAGCCTCACAAGAGGTGAATTTGCACGTAATAGACGCATATAGTGTGCAAAGCGCAAATGGAAG ATTAAGACCAACCAGTGTCAAAGATAAAGCAATGATACACTGTATGATTATAGCTTTAacgatttgtaattttatattagatgTAGAATTACTTGCAACAACATTTAGTCATAAGATtggtttgaaaaaattaatagaccTTGCCAGAATCGTTGGCGCTATGCCAACCAAAGAAGACAGGAAGATTGTTACTTTAAAAGTTCCTTTGCCACCACCGGCAGCTGCTTTAAAAAGAATCAAAAGGAAATAG
- the Sgt1 gene encoding suppressor of G2 allele of skp1, with protein sequence MASEESSTQNDNNAEIARKIRYDWYQTETHVIVMILAKNTRNVNVDMKENSLRVSASLPQSDYNLELDLAHPVIPEQCTFKVSPSKIEIKLKKESGITWATLIGEPVVEAKVQPIPQEILQAGAQPLKYPSSCTKARDWDKLEKEIEKQEAQEKNVGEAAVNALFQQIYNEGSDEVRRAMNKSFQESGGTVLSTNWSNVGKGKVERKLPDGMEWKPWKT encoded by the exons ATGGCTAGTGAAGAAAGTTCTACGCAAAACGATAATAATGCA gaGATAGCTCGCAAAATAAGATATGATTGGTATCAAACGGAGACACATGTCATTGTCATGATTCTTGCAAAAAATACACGAAACGTTAATGTtgatatgaaagaaaatagc TTGCGTGTATCAGCTTCACTCCCACAAAGTGATTACAATTTGGAGTTAGATTTAGCACATCCTGTAATACCTGAGCAATGTACGTTTAAAGTAAGTCCAtcgaaaatagaaatcaaattgaagAAAGAATCTGGGATTACATGGGCTACCTTAATAGGAGAACCAGTAGTAGAGGCTAAGGTACAGCCTATACCTCAAG aaattttacaaGCGGGAGCTCAACCACTAAAGTATCCCAGTTCATGTACAAAAGCTCGAGATTGggataaattagaaaaagagATTGAAAAACAAGAGGCACAAGAAAAGAATGTAGGGGAAGCAGCTGTAAACGCTTTGTTCCAACAGATATATAATGAAGGCTCTGATGAAGTTAGGCGAGCAATGAATAAATCTTTT cAAGAATCTGGTGGTACAGTACTGAGTACTAATTGGTCGAATGtaggaaaaggaaaagttgAAAGGAAACTTCCAGATGGAATGGAATGGAAACCTTGGAAAACATAA
- the LOC144476944 gene encoding mitochondrial potassium channel isoform X2 — protein sequence MSAKLQSLLKGISSKVNKYLLIDKGKTINNASEKVQAKLSNMQNTITAKYGVIAKQVNSDIMFMQNLSVAKLEPSPLPKKVAKWWQWYQQLMGLDTVEMAKHQVIVAQDKLFKCQDERRNLNRHAKIINDKLKDLYSDLINTKRDDPRYVQLTIIENKHLQDQATITSELDLLDKEEKDHFTQLATAIKEYHDTQTICYKHGSRVYRK from the exons ATGTCAGCAAAACTTCAATCGCTACTGAAAGGTATATCTAGCAAAGtaaacaaatatcttttaattgatAAGGGAAAGACAATTAATAATGCTTCAGAAAAAGTACAAGCAAAATTGAGTAACATGCAAAATACTATTACTGCGAAATATGGTGTTATTGCAAAg CAAGTGAATAGTGACATTATGTTCATGCAAAATTTAAGTGTAGCAAAACTAGAACCAAGTCCATTACCAAAAAAAGTTGCAAAATGGTGGCAATGGTATCAACAATTAATGGGCTTAGATACAGTCGAAATGGCTAAACATCAAGTAATTGTAGCtcaagataaattatttaaatgccaAGATGAAAGAAGAAATCTTAATCGGcatgcaaaaataataaatgataaattaaaagatctATACTCAGATCTTATAAATACCAAAAGGGACGATCCAAGATATGTACAATTAactataatagaaaataaacatCTTCAAGATCAAGCAACAATTACATCAGAACTTGATTTATTagataaagaagaaaaggatCACTTTACACAACTAGCAACAGCTATCAAAGAGTATCATGATACCCAAACAAT aTGCTATAAACACGGGTCTAGAGTCTATAGAAAGTAA